From Tripterygium wilfordii isolate XIE 37 chromosome 13, ASM1340144v1, whole genome shotgun sequence, the proteins below share one genomic window:
- the LOC120013123 gene encoding probable membrane-associated kinase regulator 3, with the protein MGTVQVFSADDEDYIDMEVSSSYSSNYLCYSSISSPPQTREFEFQLISSSVSQDKEATTSPADDLFYKGKLLPLHLPPRLQMVRKLLHNSEEQQPFEDNPSTPFVNTSESCRVSTEINPDDYLFEWSSTEMSALINADHNLPKKSWTKKLKQIKQYSVLSQKLKASRAYLKSLFIKSGCSDESSARDKDCLNKCMKVPEKNPSGKSDNIDRFKLVSSFDREIVEDVTTAIQRRSFSGAIQWHSSTTKSSLSSSSSTTSSGSSSFSFSSTGIVDVHLLKSSSSANSEIEGSIEGAIAHCKNSLSNVFPVSKTEG; encoded by the coding sequence atgggcaCAGTACAAGTTTTTTCTGCAGATGATGAGGACTACATTGACATGGAAGTGAGCTCTTCATACTCATCCAACTACCTCTGCTACTCCTCTATTAGTTCTCCACCTCAAACCAGAGAGTTTGAGTTCCAATTAATCTCCTCTTCAGTTTCTCAAGATAAAGAAGCCACAACTTCTCCTGCCGATGACCTCTTCTACAAGGGAAAACTCCTCCCCCTTCACCTCCCTCCACGCCTGCAAATGGTTCGAAAGCTCCTCCACAACTCAGAAGAACAGCAACCCTTTGAAGATAACCCTTCTACTCCCTTTGTTAACACCTCAGAATCTTGCAGGGTCAGCACTGAAATAAACCCAGACGACTACTTGTTCGAATGGTCAAGTACTGAAATGAGTGCTCTGATTAATGCTGATCATAATCTTCCTAAGAAGTCATGGACCAAGAAGCTCAAGCAAATCAAGCAATACTCTGTGCTCAGTCAGAAGCTTAAGGCGTCCAGAGCTTATTTGAAGTCTTTGTTTATCAAGTCTGGTTGTTCAGACGAGTCCTCTGCCCGAGACAAGGATTGCTTGAACAAATGCATGAAGGTGCCAGAGAAAAACCCTTCTGGGAAATCTGATAATATCGACAGATTCAAGCTTGTTTCGAGCTTTGACAGAGAAATTGTGGAAGATGTTACCACTGCAATTCAAAGAAGGTCCTTCTCGGGTGCTATTCAGTGGCATTCTTCCACCACTAAATCTTCTTTGTCTTCTTCGTCATCTACCACTTCTTCTggctcttcatctttttcattcaGTTCGACCggaattgttgatgtgcatttGCTGAAGAGTAGTAGTAGTGCAAATTCAGAGATTGAGGGTTCCATCGAAGGAGCGATTGCTCACTGTAAAAATAGTCTCAGCAACGTATTTCCGGTTTCTAAAACTGAAGGCTGA